In the genome of Pedosphaera parvula Ellin514, one region contains:
- a CDS encoding SDR family NAD(P)-dependent oxidoreductase, with translation MSSTSTVPNDFRDKVVLVTGAGSGIGREAARSFAARGALVYCADINDRGLAETQSLITKASGKVQIAHTDVSVEEEVSSLLSRIDKEAGRLDVAFNNAGITGGAHRIEEYPMDDFDKVLRVNLKSVFLCMKYELPLLKRGGGGAICNTASVAAITGPGGMCAYAASKHAVLGLTRVAAMENAAHKVRVNALVPGWTDTPMVRAESAQNPAFAKHGLSAIPAKRGGQPSEVAAAAVWLCSSEASYVMGQMIVVDGGMTIGGFEFE, from the coding sequence ATGAGTAGCACATCCACCGTACCCAATGATTTCCGCGATAAAGTTGTCTTAGTTACCGGGGCCGGCTCCGGCATAGGTCGGGAGGCGGCAAGGTCATTTGCCGCCCGGGGCGCTCTGGTATACTGCGCTGACATTAACGATCGGGGCCTTGCCGAAACTCAAAGTCTGATAACCAAAGCCTCAGGCAAAGTCCAAATCGCACACACTGACGTTTCAGTCGAAGAAGAAGTCTCATCCCTCCTTTCACGAATCGACAAAGAAGCTGGACGACTGGACGTCGCGTTTAATAACGCCGGCATCACTGGCGGAGCCCACCGAATTGAGGAGTATCCGATGGACGACTTCGACAAGGTTCTTCGGGTCAATTTGAAGAGTGTGTTTCTATGTATGAAGTATGAGTTGCCGCTCTTGAAACGTGGCGGCGGTGGCGCCATTTGCAACACCGCTTCTGTTGCCGCCATAACTGGACCAGGTGGCATGTGTGCTTACGCCGCCTCCAAGCATGCTGTTCTTGGCCTCACTCGTGTTGCTGCAATGGAAAACGCCGCTCACAAAGTTCGCGTCAATGCGCTTGTTCCCGGGTGGACCGATACACCAATGGTACGCGCAGAAAGTGCCCAGAATCCTGCATTTGCCAAGCATGGGCTTTCGGCTATTCCCGCCAAGCGAGGGGGCCAGCCCAGTGAAGTTGCTGCTGCGGCTGTTTGGTTGTGCTCGAGCGAAGCGAGTTACGTTATGGGGCAAATGATCGTCGTCGACGGCGGCATGACGATTGGTGGCTTTGAATTTGAGTGA
- a CDS encoding SDR family oxidoreductase, translating into MSELLKGKVMIVTGASSGIGRAIAIAAARHGAKAVIVSDIAEAPREGGEPTTREIQSLGVPTRFFRTNVSQRSEVDALVESAAEFGGVDVMVCNAGITLRSDGADVAEEDYRRLMAVNLDGVLFGAQAAARQMKARAKSGSIVLMGSMGGISGAGMTVAYSTSKGGVVLMAKALADALGPDGIRVNSVCPGTIDTHLLRTTPGIAEAAEEFRKRTPLRRLGKPSEIGDAVVWLGSDLSSYVTGIALFVDGGLLSVI; encoded by the coding sequence ATGAGTGAACTTCTAAAAGGTAAGGTGATGATTGTCACCGGCGCATCGAGCGGCATTGGCCGGGCCATCGCAATTGCGGCGGCACGGCATGGAGCGAAAGCGGTGATTGTTTCCGACATCGCCGAGGCGCCGCGAGAAGGCGGTGAACCAACGACCCGTGAGATCCAATCGCTTGGTGTCCCCACACGATTTTTCCGCACTAACGTGAGTCAACGCTCTGAAGTGGATGCGCTAGTCGAATCGGCCGCCGAATTTGGCGGCGTGGACGTGATGGTATGCAATGCCGGCATCACATTACGATCCGATGGTGCCGACGTGGCCGAAGAAGATTACCGCCGCCTTATGGCAGTCAATCTTGATGGCGTGCTATTTGGTGCACAAGCAGCTGCGCGTCAGATGAAGGCGCGGGCAAAATCCGGCAGTATCGTGCTGATGGGAAGCATGGGCGGGATATCGGGCGCGGGCATGACTGTCGCTTATTCGACCAGCAAAGGCGGTGTTGTGCTCATGGCCAAGGCCCTCGCCGATGCACTTGGTCCGGATGGCATTCGGGTCAACTCGGTTTGCCCAGGCACGATTGACACCCATTTGCTGCGCACAACGCCGGGAATTGCAGAGGCGGCTGAAGAATTTAGGAAGCGCACTCCGTTGCGCAGACTCGGTAAACCTTCTGAAATTGGTGATGCCGTTGTTTGGCTTGGGTCTGACCTATCGAGCTATGTTACCGGCATTGCGCTTTTCGTCGATGGCGGACTGCTCTCGGTGATCTGA
- a CDS encoding DedA family protein/thiosulfate sulfurtransferase GlpE → MNEITRFLLSHGGSVLFLVVFVEQAGLPLPAAPWLLTAGALIAGGRLNAWLAVSVTFMACMIADSIWFYLGRRRGHRVLGLLCRISLEPDSCVRRTQDVFARYGMRGLVAAKFIPGLSTLAPPLAGSSGVSIPRFLLFDGVGSLLYVGSFTIVGALFGRQLEQVMAAIGSLGSGALGLIVGLGTLYIGYKYFQRYRVLRELRMARVTVDELYQKLEAGENLMILDLRSHAALAEDPSLIRGALHMTMEEVERRQQEIPRDRDVILYCSCPNEVSSARVALRLHRKGVLRVRPLLGGIDAWRERNYPTELRVVGATLV, encoded by the coding sequence ATGAATGAGATCACACGGTTTCTTCTGAGCCACGGCGGGAGTGTTTTATTTCTGGTCGTTTTTGTGGAGCAGGCCGGCCTTCCGTTGCCCGCCGCACCGTGGCTGTTGACGGCGGGCGCTCTGATCGCAGGTGGAAGGTTGAATGCATGGCTGGCGGTCAGCGTGACCTTCATGGCCTGTATGATTGCGGACTCGATCTGGTTTTATCTGGGGCGTCGTCGCGGTCACCGCGTATTAGGGCTCTTGTGCCGCATCTCGCTGGAGCCGGACTCGTGCGTTCGCCGGACGCAGGATGTGTTCGCACGCTACGGGATGCGAGGCTTGGTTGCCGCAAAATTCATTCCGGGCTTAAGCACTTTGGCGCCCCCGCTCGCGGGCAGTTCTGGCGTCAGCATCCCACGATTTCTTCTCTTCGATGGAGTGGGTTCCCTTCTTTACGTCGGAAGCTTCACGATTGTGGGAGCCTTGTTCGGCCGTCAGTTGGAACAGGTCATGGCGGCAATCGGCAGCCTCGGAAGCGGTGCGTTGGGTTTGATCGTTGGATTGGGCACTCTTTACATCGGTTACAAGTATTTCCAGAGGTATCGCGTGTTGCGTGAATTGCGGATGGCGCGAGTTACCGTAGATGAACTGTATCAAAAATTGGAAGCGGGCGAGAACCTCATGATCCTGGATTTGCGGTCTCATGCGGCACTGGCAGAGGATCCATCGTTAATTCGAGGCGCCCTCCACATGACGATGGAGGAGGTGGAACGTCGTCAGCAGGAGATCCCCCGCGACCGTGACGTCATTCTGTATTGCTCCTGTCCCAACGAGGTAAGCAGCGCGCGAGTCGCGCTGCGGCTGCATCGCAAAGGCGTTTTGCGCGTCCGTCCCTTGTTGGGAGGAATCGATGCCTGGCGAGAGCGCAATTACCCGACAGAATTGCGTGTTGTAGGAGCAACACTTGTCTAA
- a CDS encoding type II secretion system protein — translation MKRQIHALTLHEPNKRFAVEGALEIESTIFMKVQNCMAREAKSSRPPDKAFTLIELLVVIAIIAILAGLLLPALARAKKNAQRTSCFNNVRQQGIALFIYADENADFYPVWPTWVAYGGQTSTLQPTDPGYIAVIPNGGNVDQTNRPLNKYVANGINIFRCPADKGDADYPTVKSCWDAYGISYYMAFWFDDTNVGVRHVGGASNWPWPQTGNEGPIKSSEIAIAPTTKLILGDFPWYARNINNASSAWHNDQGRSIFPTLFGDGHASNFLFPTNHPTIPSPTNAYW, via the coding sequence ATGAAACGGCAAATTCACGCATTAACCCTGCATGAACCGAACAAACGGTTTGCGGTGGAAGGCGCGCTCGAAATAGAATCGACGATATTTATGAAAGTGCAAAACTGCATGGCCAGGGAGGCGAAATCTTCCAGACCCCCGGACAAAGCCTTCACACTGATCGAATTGCTGGTGGTGATCGCCATCATCGCCATATTGGCCGGTCTCCTCCTGCCCGCCTTGGCCAGGGCAAAAAAAAACGCCCAACGCACCTCTTGCTTCAACAATGTGCGCCAACAGGGCATCGCCCTGTTCATATATGCTGATGAAAATGCTGATTTTTACCCTGTCTGGCCCACCTGGGTCGCCTACGGTGGACAGACTTCCACCTTGCAGCCCACCGATCCGGGCTACATAGCGGTGATACCGAACGGTGGCAATGTTGATCAAACCAACCGGCCTCTGAATAAATACGTCGCCAATGGCATCAACATTTTTCGCTGCCCGGCCGACAAAGGAGACGCCGACTACCCGACCGTCAAATCCTGCTGGGACGCCTATGGCATCAGTTATTACATGGCCTTCTGGTTCGACGACACTAACGTCGGGGTTCGTCACGTCGGTGGTGCCTCCAACTGGCCCTGGCCTCAAACGGGAAATGAGGGTCCAATTAAATCCTCAGAAATCGCCATTGCTCCAACAACGAAACTCATCCTCGGTGACTTCCCCTGGTATGCGCGCAACATCAACAATGCATCCAGCGCCTGGCATAATGACCAGGGCCGTTCCATTTTCCCCACATTGTTCGGTGACGGACATGCCTCCAATTTTCTCTTTCCGACAAATCATCCGACCATCCCCAGCCCCACCAATGCTTACTGGTGA
- a CDS encoding AraC family transcriptional regulator, which produces MKTREKPEGFVGQRLVVVPRPILAASIKNPLLQHLLPTDAGYYPTAKGHVCVRRKGCPEVIFIYCAKGNGWCEIAGRKHQISKNQLLVINAFTPHVYGADKNSPWTIHWFHAVGSNVSVYLDKLGVTEEKPVVPLGGDVQLFSLFEEVLESLEHGFTPTHLIYAAHSLTHLMGLILRHKDEFGYGETSVRERMANSIEFMKGHLREPLNIVTLAALVNLSRSHYSTSFRRVTGYAPLSYLNHLRMQRAVQLLNATELSIKEIGDQLGFSDQFYFSRAFRKVHNHSPSEHRRRYAS; this is translated from the coding sequence ATGAAAACACGCGAGAAGCCGGAGGGATTTGTGGGGCAGCGCCTGGTGGTGGTCCCGCGCCCCATCCTGGCCGCCTCCATAAAGAACCCGCTCCTTCAGCATTTGCTGCCGACGGACGCGGGCTATTATCCCACGGCCAAAGGCCATGTCTGCGTACGGCGGAAGGGTTGTCCCGAGGTCATCTTCATCTACTGCGCCAAAGGAAACGGTTGGTGCGAAATCGCCGGACGAAAGCACCAGATCTCCAAAAATCAATTGCTGGTCATCAACGCTTTTACGCCGCACGTCTATGGCGCTGATAAAAACTCCCCTTGGACCATCCATTGGTTCCATGCGGTCGGCTCCAATGTGTCGGTCTATTTGGACAAGCTCGGCGTGACCGAGGAAAAACCCGTCGTGCCACTCGGCGGGGATGTTCAGTTGTTCTCTTTGTTTGAGGAGGTCCTGGAGTCCCTGGAACACGGCTTTACCCCTACACACCTGATCTATGCCGCGCACTCATTGACGCATCTGATGGGCTTGATTCTCCGCCACAAGGACGAATTCGGATACGGCGAAACCAGCGTGCGCGAACGCATGGCCAACAGCATTGAGTTCATGAAAGGCCATCTTCGAGAGCCTCTCAACATCGTCACGCTCGCCGCGCTTGTAAACCTGTCGCGGTCCCATTACAGCACCTCATTCCGGCGCGTGACGGGTTATGCCCCGCTCAGTTACCTGAATCACTTGCGCATGCAGCGGGCGGTTCAATTGCTCAACGCTACTGAACTGTCCATCAAGGAGATAGGTGACCAGCTTGGCTTCTCAGATCAATTTTATTTCTCCCGTGCTTTTCGCAAGGTTCACAATCATTCTCCCTCCGAGCACCGTCGCCGCTACGCCAGCTGA
- a CDS encoding ester cyclase, with translation MSKQDNSTAENSSVSSDAVKAVVRRNTEEVQGRGNFDVFEQLFADDFLDHTPQPNSGTDKDSVRTLYRRLRAAFPDFHADIHWQASDGELVTTYKTYHGTHEGPFLGVAPTGRKIHFETVDVMRVHNGKITEHWGVANLFSLMQQLGALPTATQAGNAQRTSSDASTRK, from the coding sequence ATGAGTAAGCAAGATAATTCAACAGCCGAAAATAGTAGTGTTTCCAGCGATGCTGTAAAAGCCGTCGTCCGCAGGAACACGGAAGAGGTTCAGGGCAGGGGAAACTTTGACGTCTTCGAGCAACTCTTCGCTGATGATTTCCTGGATCATACGCCCCAACCCAATTCCGGCACCGACAAAGATAGCGTCCGTACTCTGTACCGCAGGCTTCGCGCTGCATTTCCCGATTTCCATGCAGACATTCATTGGCAAGCCAGCGACGGGGAGTTGGTGACGACTTACAAGACGTATCATGGAACGCACGAGGGACCATTCCTGGGCGTGGCGCCGACCGGTCGAAAAATCCACTTTGAAACCGTGGATGTCATGCGGGTGCATAACGGCAAAATCACGGAACACTGGGGTGTGGCAAATCTTTTCTCCCTTATGCAACAGCTCGGCGCTTTACCCACGGCGACACAAGCGGGGAACGCTCAGCGCACTTCGAGTGATGCATCCACGCGAAAGTAG
- a CDS encoding MlaA family lipoprotein — protein MIEIALGQPIAPPTTNALPQTVPPSLAGDSIVLPSGFNDPIEPFNRAIWGFNTGFMTSLVRPTSKVYRRVVAKPVRTGIGNMGKNLTYPGRLANNMLQGNWAGMGQETERCLCNTVLGLGGFFDVATHWGVPKNDADFGQTFRKWGWQPGCYLMLPVFGPSDGRDATGLVGDMAANPLTYFAPYSYIGSGVAANNFGDTVEGAVRFSQAEADSYSILQYAWSFGHENRRVDWRVDGSKDEAALETLQSIFFTYTNAEFPALGKTRSVLIPATGKKLDFTFWLQPGHAPVVYLVPGFGAHRLAGNELALAELLYQNGFSPVCISSTFHPEFMEHASSTDLPSYPPVGVRDVHVALTQIDRRLEELYPHRLGARALMGYSMGAFQTLFLAATAATNDTPLLKFDRYVAIDAPVRLQYCVTNVDQFYQAPLAWPAGERTSNIENTLLKVAALGARPPAPGSVLPFNDIESRFLIGLGFRLTLRDMIFSSQLRHNQGVLKHPLKKSRRRAAYEEIMQYSLWDYIDKFASPYDQARGIDIANPETMDKGTDLRTYSAELQDNHNIQVIANRNDFILAAEDLNWIEATFGPARATLFERGGHMGNLSQPVVQRAILEALDGLAEIQTASKTRHGLDSKSTHATSAENNK, from the coding sequence ATGATTGAAATCGCACTGGGGCAGCCGATCGCGCCGCCAACAACCAACGCGCTGCCACAAACGGTTCCACCCAGCCTTGCCGGAGATTCCATCGTCCTTCCTTCCGGGTTCAACGATCCCATCGAGCCTTTTAATCGCGCCATTTGGGGGTTCAACACGGGTTTTATGACGTCGTTGGTGAGGCCGACCTCCAAGGTGTATCGGCGCGTGGTGGCCAAGCCCGTGCGCACGGGGATTGGGAATATGGGCAAAAACCTGACCTATCCGGGACGACTCGCGAATAACATGTTGCAAGGAAACTGGGCGGGGATGGGTCAGGAAACGGAACGCTGTTTGTGTAACACAGTGTTGGGCCTGGGCGGGTTCTTCGATGTGGCCACGCACTGGGGCGTGCCCAAAAACGACGCGGATTTTGGCCAGACCTTCAGGAAATGGGGCTGGCAGCCGGGGTGTTATCTGATGCTGCCGGTTTTCGGACCGAGCGACGGGCGGGACGCCACCGGCCTGGTCGGGGACATGGCCGCCAACCCGCTGACCTACTTTGCCCCCTATAGCTACATCGGTTCCGGGGTCGCGGCCAATAACTTCGGTGACACCGTGGAGGGGGCCGTGCGCTTCAGCCAGGCCGAGGCGGATTCATATTCGATCCTGCAATACGCCTGGAGCTTTGGGCACGAAAACCGGCGGGTTGACTGGCGTGTGGATGGAAGCAAAGACGAAGCGGCGCTGGAAACACTGCAATCCATCTTTTTCACTTATACAAACGCCGAATTTCCAGCCCTGGGCAAAACACGATCGGTATTAATCCCCGCCACCGGGAAGAAATTGGACTTCACCTTCTGGCTGCAACCAGGCCATGCGCCGGTCGTGTATCTGGTGCCTGGTTTTGGCGCCCATCGCCTGGCCGGGAATGAGCTGGCGCTGGCCGAACTTCTCTACCAGAACGGTTTCTCCCCCGTCTGCATCAGCAGCACGTTCCATCCCGAATTCATGGAGCACGCCTCGAGCACCGACCTTCCATCCTATCCACCCGTCGGCGTGCGCGACGTGCACGTCGCACTGACTCAGATCGACCGCCGTTTGGAGGAATTGTATCCGCATCGCCTGGGCGCAAGGGCTCTGATGGGTTACTCCATGGGAGCATTCCAGACGTTGTTCCTGGCGGCGACAGCAGCCACCAATGACACTCCATTGCTCAAATTTGACCGTTACGTCGCCATCGATGCCCCGGTTCGTTTGCAGTACTGTGTCACCAATGTGGACCAATTTTACCAGGCGCCATTGGCCTGGCCCGCCGGAGAGCGAACCTCCAACATTGAAAACACGCTGCTCAAGGTGGCGGCCTTGGGCGCACGCCCCCCGGCGCCAGGGTCCGTCCTGCCATTCAATGACATCGAAAGCAGGTTCCTGATCGGCCTGGGTTTCCGTTTGACGCTGCGGGACATGATTTTCAGCAGCCAATTGCGCCACAATCAAGGCGTGTTGAAACATCCGCTCAAAAAATCAAGGCGGCGCGCTGCTTACGAGGAAATCATGCAGTACTCCTTGTGGGATTATATCGATAAGTTTGCGAGCCCTTATGACCAGGCCAGAGGCATCGATATCGCGAATCCCGAGACAATGGACAAGGGCACGGATCTGCGCACCTATTCCGCCGAACTACAGGACAACCATAATATCCAGGTCATCGCAAACCGGAACGATTTTATCCTGGCGGCTGAGGATCTTAATTGGATCGAGGCCACATTCGGACCAGCACGCGCGACACTCTTTGAGCGGGGCGGCCATATGGGCAACCTTTCACAGCCAGTGGTGCAACGGGCCATTTTGGAGGCTCTTGATGGCCTGGCAGAAATCCAAACGGCGTCAAAAACGCGTCATGGGCTTGATTCCAAGTCGACGCATGCCACTAGTGCAGAGAACAATAAATAG